The Pseudoalteromonas rubra genome has a segment encoding these proteins:
- a CDS encoding PQQ-dependent sugar dehydrogenase — MKKTLNKIALSLLFISAQSVQAVEPQTIELAKSADNYQLELVARGIQIPWGMVWLNDKELLVTDRSGQLRLIKEGKLIDKPIEGVPEVHAERQGGLLDIEIDPNFDKNGWIYFSYSGFEGKEKGSNTSIMRARLKDMKLIDKQLIFDGYPNTERAFHFGSRIEFDKDGYLYFSIGDRGNRDVHPQRLDHDAGKIHRINADGSIPKSNPFAKHKDARKSVYSYGHRNPQGMAMHPETGEIWTHEHGPRGGDEINIIKPGRNYGWPVITYGINYNGTKITDETSRTGMQQPDWVWVPSIAPSGMAFVTSDKYPHWQGHLVVGAMKFAHLVLVELDGNKVVGHSKLFEGAGRVRSIATHPNGDLYLGIDGSGIFKVVPKTK; from the coding sequence ATGAAGAAAACACTAAACAAAATTGCGTTAAGCTTATTATTTATCTCTGCTCAAAGCGTTCAGGCTGTGGAGCCGCAGACCATCGAACTGGCAAAGAGCGCGGACAACTATCAGCTGGAGCTGGTAGCCAGAGGCATTCAGATCCCCTGGGGAATGGTTTGGCTAAATGACAAGGAATTGCTGGTCACGGACAGGTCGGGTCAGCTCCGCCTGATCAAAGAAGGGAAACTAATCGACAAGCCAATTGAAGGCGTACCTGAGGTACATGCAGAGCGCCAGGGTGGCCTGCTGGATATCGAGATCGATCCTAACTTCGATAAAAATGGCTGGATCTACTTTTCTTATTCGGGCTTTGAAGGCAAAGAAAAAGGCAGTAACACTTCTATCATGCGTGCCCGACTGAAAGACATGAAGCTGATCGATAAGCAATTAATATTTGATGGCTACCCAAATACCGAACGTGCGTTCCATTTTGGTTCTCGTATTGAATTCGATAAAGACGGCTATCTGTATTTTTCAATCGGTGACCGGGGCAATCGGGATGTACACCCCCAACGTTTAGATCACGATGCTGGCAAAATACACCGTATCAATGCTGATGGCAGCATCCCGAAATCTAACCCGTTTGCAAAACACAAAGATGCACGGAAAAGTGTCTACTCGTATGGCCACAGAAACCCACAGGGTATGGCTATGCACCCTGAAACCGGCGAGATCTGGACACATGAACATGGCCCGCGCGGCGGCGATGAAATTAACATAATCAAGCCAGGACGCAACTACGGCTGGCCCGTCATTACTTATGGGATCAACTACAACGGCACCAAGATCACCGATGAGACCTCCCGTACCGGTATGCAACAACCGGACTGGGTTTGGGTACCTTCAATCGCCCCCTCAGGAATGGCGTTCGTTACCAGTGATAAATATCCACACTGGCAAGGTCACCTGGTTGTTGGCGCGATGAAGTTTGCTCACCTGGTATTAGTTGAGCTCGATGGCAACAAGGTGGTTGGTCATAGTAAACTCTTCGAAGGTGCCGGGCGCGTTCGCAGCATCGCCACGCATCCGAACGGTGATCTCTACCTGGGTATAGACGGCAGCGGGATCTTTAAAGTGGTACCCAAAACCAAATAG